A portion of the Salminus brasiliensis chromosome 11, fSalBra1.hap2, whole genome shotgun sequence genome contains these proteins:
- the igsf11 gene encoding immunoglobulin superfamily member 11 isoform X1 — MMKFHNSDLWIAWLVLSCMEVCVRSLEVTVRQSSVQVARGQAAVLPCTFTTSAALNNLYIIWMVTPLANANQPEQVIIYQGGQVFSLANHMNGRVGFVATMPSTSASIFINNTQLSDTGTYQCLVNNLPDRGGRNIGVIGLTVLVPPSVPSCRVQGSLDVGSDVMLLCGSEEGIPTPTYSWEKLESIPKLPHTAMQDQMQGTVTLRNISTTTSGLYQCTASNAIGKSTCLLNLQVVAPQPQSVGLIAGTIVTAVLAVVICSLLVVVSLFYWRNKNRYEEDEIPNEIREDDLPPKRSSSVKAFHADASSSENDTLTSTNTYNSRYWHNPKPNYDTNSYTRYNGDTRQTFTAATGGGGHSGGGPAPPRGPAYANGSHTLPPPKTLVVTTNSAPSPPAMTRSNGSLSLRPAPAAAAAPGTSHGPHTHTHSYAVSQATLERMGAVPVMVPTQSRAGSLV; from the exons tgtgtgtgcgctcCCTAGAGGTGACGGTACGCCAGAGCAGTGTGCAGGTCGCTAGGGGCCAGGCAGCCGTCCTACCCTGCACCTTCACCACCAGCGCTGCCCTCAACAACCTCTACATCATCTGGATGGTCACGCCGCTGGCCAACGCTAACCAGCCAGAGCAG GTGATCATCTACCAGGGCGGTCAGGTGTTCAGTTTAGCCAATCACATGAACGGGCGGGTGGGCTTCGTGGCCACCATGCCCAGCACAAGTGCCTCAATCTTCATCAACAACACGCAGCTGTCGGACACGGGTACCTACCAGTGCCTGGTCAACAACCTGCCTGACCGGGGAGGCCGCAACATCGGCGTCATCGGCCTGACCGTGCTCG tccccCCCTCAGTGCCGTCGTGTCGGGTGCAGGGGTCTCTGGATGTGGGCAGCGATGTGATGCTGCTGTGCGGCTCTGAGGAGGGGATCCCCACGCCCACCTACTCGTGGGAGAAGCTGGAGTCCATCCCCAAACTGCCTCACACCGCCATGCAAG ATCAGATGCAGGGGACGGTGACGCTGCGGAACATCAGCACCACCACGTCCGGTCTGTACCAGTGCACCGCCTCCAACGCCATCGGCAAGAGCACCTGCCTGCTTAACCTGCAAGTGGTGGCAC CTCAGCCCCAAAGTGTGGGCCTTATCGCCGGGACCATTGTCACTGCCGTTCTGGCCGTGGTGATCTGCTCGCTGCTGGTGGTGGTCAGTCTCTTCTACTGGAGGAACAAGAACAGATACGAAGAGGACGAAATCCCCAACGAGATCAG AGAGGACGACCTTCCTCCGAAACGCTCCTCCTCGGTGAAGGCCTTCCACGCCGACGCCTCGTCCTCGGAGAACGACACGCTGACCTCCACCAACACCTACAACAGCCGCTACTGGCACAACCCCAAGCCCAACTACGACACCAACTCCTACACACGCTACAACGGCGACACGCGCCAGACCTTCACAGCCGCCACCGGCGGGGGCGGGCACAGCGGCGGTGGCCCCGCACCCCCCCGTGGCCCCGCCTACGCCAACGGCAGCCACACCCTGCCGCCTCCCAAAACTCTGGTGGTCACCACCAACTCGGCGCCGTCCCCGCCCGCCATGACCCGCAGCAACGGTTCCCTCAGCCTGCGACCGGCGCCGGCCGCGGCAGCGGCGCCCGGGACGTCCCATGGcccgcacacacatacacattcgtACGCCGTGAGCCAGGCCACCCTGGAGCGCATGGGCGCCGTGCCCGTCATGGTGCCCACCCAGAGCCGGGCGGGGTCGCTCGTCTAA
- the igsf11 gene encoding immunoglobulin superfamily member 11 isoform X2: protein MFICVLCVRSLEVTVRQSSVQVARGQAAVLPCTFTTSAALNNLYIIWMVTPLANANQPEQVIIYQGGQVFSLANHMNGRVGFVATMPSTSASIFINNTQLSDTGTYQCLVNNLPDRGGRNIGVIGLTVLVPPSVPSCRVQGSLDVGSDVMLLCGSEEGIPTPTYSWEKLESIPKLPHTAMQDQMQGTVTLRNISTTTSGLYQCTASNAIGKSTCLLNLQVVAPQPQSVGLIAGTIVTAVLAVVICSLLVVVSLFYWRNKNRYEEDEIPNEIREDDLPPKRSSSVKAFHADASSSENDTLTSTNTYNSRYWHNPKPNYDTNSYTRYNGDTRQTFTAATGGGGHSGGGPAPPRGPAYANGSHTLPPPKTLVVTTNSAPSPPAMTRSNGSLSLRPAPAAAAAPGTSHGPHTHTHSYAVSQATLERMGAVPVMVPTQSRAGSLV, encoded by the exons atgttcatttgtgtgt tgtgtgtgcgctcCCTAGAGGTGACGGTACGCCAGAGCAGTGTGCAGGTCGCTAGGGGCCAGGCAGCCGTCCTACCCTGCACCTTCACCACCAGCGCTGCCCTCAACAACCTCTACATCATCTGGATGGTCACGCCGCTGGCCAACGCTAACCAGCCAGAGCAG GTGATCATCTACCAGGGCGGTCAGGTGTTCAGTTTAGCCAATCACATGAACGGGCGGGTGGGCTTCGTGGCCACCATGCCCAGCACAAGTGCCTCAATCTTCATCAACAACACGCAGCTGTCGGACACGGGTACCTACCAGTGCCTGGTCAACAACCTGCCTGACCGGGGAGGCCGCAACATCGGCGTCATCGGCCTGACCGTGCTCG tccccCCCTCAGTGCCGTCGTGTCGGGTGCAGGGGTCTCTGGATGTGGGCAGCGATGTGATGCTGCTGTGCGGCTCTGAGGAGGGGATCCCCACGCCCACCTACTCGTGGGAGAAGCTGGAGTCCATCCCCAAACTGCCTCACACCGCCATGCAAG ATCAGATGCAGGGGACGGTGACGCTGCGGAACATCAGCACCACCACGTCCGGTCTGTACCAGTGCACCGCCTCCAACGCCATCGGCAAGAGCACCTGCCTGCTTAACCTGCAAGTGGTGGCAC CTCAGCCCCAAAGTGTGGGCCTTATCGCCGGGACCATTGTCACTGCCGTTCTGGCCGTGGTGATCTGCTCGCTGCTGGTGGTGGTCAGTCTCTTCTACTGGAGGAACAAGAACAGATACGAAGAGGACGAAATCCCCAACGAGATCAG AGAGGACGACCTTCCTCCGAAACGCTCCTCCTCGGTGAAGGCCTTCCACGCCGACGCCTCGTCCTCGGAGAACGACACGCTGACCTCCACCAACACCTACAACAGCCGCTACTGGCACAACCCCAAGCCCAACTACGACACCAACTCCTACACACGCTACAACGGCGACACGCGCCAGACCTTCACAGCCGCCACCGGCGGGGGCGGGCACAGCGGCGGTGGCCCCGCACCCCCCCGTGGCCCCGCCTACGCCAACGGCAGCCACACCCTGCCGCCTCCCAAAACTCTGGTGGTCACCACCAACTCGGCGCCGTCCCCGCCCGCCATGACCCGCAGCAACGGTTCCCTCAGCCTGCGACCGGCGCCGGCCGCGGCAGCGGCGCCCGGGACGTCCCATGGcccgcacacacatacacattcgtACGCCGTGAGCCAGGCCACCCTGGAGCGCATGGGCGCCGTGCCCGTCATGGTGCCCACCCAGAGCCGGGCGGGGTCGCTCGTCTAA